In Anaerolineales bacterium, the following proteins share a genomic window:
- a CDS encoding MFS transporter, whose product MTMHASQPGAHTMRTFYIIWFGQLVSLLGSNLTGFALGVHVYQKTGSITSFALSILALTIPGVVFSPLAGALVDRFPRRWMMILSDAGAGLTTVAILLLVLTNNLQIWHIYAANFVASLFGTFQWPAYSAATTMLVPQAQLGRASGMVQMADAVAQLAAPAIAGGLFATWGLGNIILVDIVTFLFAVGTLLYVRIPEPVRTAEEAASKPSLVASMRTGFRFIRQRPGLLQLLMYFAGINLFLNMLQPLWTPLLLDLGSPAQAGLVSSIVGGGMLVGTIVMSAWGGPRRRVYGVIGSGIWMGVMLLFLLRPATVEWIALIGFLSMLVLPVLNGSSQALWQSKTEPDLQGRVFAVRRMLAQFTAPIAILLSGPLVDGIFRPSLMPGGALADTLLGTWVGVGPGRGMALFFACVAILVLIISAIALTSPRLRHVQDELPDVIIRSQSEAEALNEARHAS is encoded by the coding sequence ATGACCATGCATGCCTCACAACCCGGTGCGCACACGATGCGCACCTTTTATATTATCTGGTTCGGCCAGTTGGTTTCGCTGCTCGGCAGCAACCTGACCGGCTTTGCGCTCGGCGTACACGTCTACCAAAAGACGGGCTCGATCACCTCCTTCGCTCTCAGCATCCTGGCGCTCACCATCCCTGGGGTGGTGTTCTCCCCGTTGGCCGGTGCCCTGGTGGATCGCTTCCCGCGGCGCTGGATGATGATCCTGAGCGACGCCGGCGCCGGGCTGACCACTGTCGCCATCCTGCTGCTGGTGCTCACCAACAATCTGCAGATCTGGCACATCTACGCCGCAAACTTCGTGGCCTCGCTGTTCGGCACCTTTCAGTGGCCGGCCTACTCCGCCGCCACCACCATGCTGGTGCCGCAGGCCCAACTGGGCCGCGCCAGTGGCATGGTGCAAATGGCCGATGCGGTGGCGCAGTTGGCCGCCCCGGCCATCGCCGGCGGCCTGTTCGCCACCTGGGGCCTCGGCAACATCATCCTGGTGGATATCGTCACCTTCTTGTTCGCCGTGGGCACCCTGCTGTATGTCCGCATCCCCGAGCCCGTACGCACCGCGGAGGAAGCCGCCAGCAAGCCCTCCCTGGTGGCCAGCATGCGCACCGGCTTCCGCTTCATTCGCCAACGCCCAGGGTTGCTGCAATTGCTGATGTACTTTGCGGGCATCAATTTGTTCCTTAATATGCTGCAACCGTTGTGGACGCCGCTACTGTTGGATCTGGGCTCGCCGGCGCAAGCCGGGCTGGTGTCCTCGATCGTGGGCGGCGGCATGCTGGTAGGCACGATCGTGATGAGCGCCTGGGGCGGCCCGCGCCGCCGCGTCTACGGCGTGATCGGCTCCGGCATTTGGATGGGCGTGATGCTGCTGTTCCTGCTGCGCCCGGCCACCGTGGAGTGGATCGCGCTGATCGGCTTTCTCTCGATGCTGGTGCTGCCGGTGCTTAACGGCAGCAGCCAGGCGCTATGGCAGAGCAAGACCGAGCCCGACTTGCAGGGCCGCGTGTTCGCCGTGCGGCGCATGTTGGCGCAGTTCACCGCGCCGATCGCCATCCTGCTGTCCGGCCCACTGGTGGATGGTATCTTCCGGCCCAGCCTGATGCCCGGCGGCGCACTGGCCGATACGTTGCTGGGCACCTGGGTGGGCGTAGGCCCTGGCCGCGGCATGGCGTTGTTCTTCGCCTGCGTGGCGATCCTGGTGCTGATCATCTCGGCCATCGCACTCACCAGCCCGCGCTTGCGCCATGTACAAGACGAGCTGCCCGATGTAATCATCCGTAGCCAGAGCGAAGCCGAGGCGCTCAACGAAGCACGGCACGCTAGCTAG
- the leuS gene encoding leucine--tRNA ligase translates to MAAKYNPAEIEAKWQQKWEADGIYHADIDPTRPKHYALTMLPYPSGDLHIGHWYAMTPSDARARYQRMRGHNVLFPMGFDAFGLPAENAAIKRNIHPKQWTYANIENMRRQLRSMGTMFDWRREAISADPQYYRWTQWFFLQFFKHGLAYRKLAAVDWCPKDNTTLAREQVVGEERVCERCGTPVIKKNLEQWFFRITNYADELLQFAGMDWPQPIETRQTNWIGRSEGANVVFKTESGDEFTIFTTRPDTLWGATFMVLAPEHPLVARITTPEQQAEVQAYIAAATRQTDVERESTEKEKTGVFTGGYAINPVSGERVPVWIADYVLMTYGTGAIMAVPAHDARDFAFARKYGLAVRPVVQPSGAEVDGASLTAAITAPGAMHNSGPLSGTPAARAIPETIAYLEKLKVGEAAVTYRLRDWLISRQRYWGAPIPIVYCQDCGAQPVPEAQLPVELPEDIEWTPTGESPLKLHPTWKHTTCPHCGGPAERDTDTMDTFMCSSWYFLRYLSPAYAEGPFDPKEYAYWMPVDTYTGGSEHAVMHLLYVRFFHKALRDIGIGQGDEPMLQLRNQGQILSSDHQRMSKSRGNVVDPDQQVALYGADTVRAYLMFGYRWSEGGPWSDENIQGVVRWMHKVWSLFTDTPPLPGKPAAAAAKTLRRKVHQTIQKVSRDLESFEFNTIISAYMELANSMAELRGEVEGSPEWDEAKDVYLRLMAPVTPHIAEELWAQSGKPYSVHMQPWPQADEAAAREDEITLVVQVNGKLKDRITLPAGLSDEEAKVQALASEAVIKALEGKTPRQVIVVKGKLVNIVV, encoded by the coding sequence ATGGCAGCAAAGTACAACCCGGCCGAGATCGAGGCCAAATGGCAGCAAAAATGGGAAGCTGACGGCATCTACCATGCCGATATTGACCCCACGCGCCCCAAGCACTACGCGCTGACTATGCTGCCGTACCCCTCGGGCGATCTGCACATCGGCCACTGGTACGCCATGACCCCTTCCGATGCGCGGGCGCGCTACCAGCGCATGCGTGGCCATAACGTACTCTTCCCCATGGGCTTTGACGCGTTTGGCCTGCCCGCTGAGAACGCCGCGATCAAACGCAATATCCATCCCAAACAATGGACCTATGCCAACATCGAGAACATGCGCCGCCAATTGCGCAGCATGGGCACCATGTTTGACTGGCGCCGCGAAGCCATCTCGGCCGACCCGCAGTATTACCGCTGGACGCAGTGGTTCTTCCTGCAATTCTTCAAGCACGGCCTGGCCTACCGCAAGCTGGCCGCGGTGGACTGGTGCCCCAAGGACAATACCACCCTGGCGCGCGAGCAAGTGGTGGGCGAGGAGCGCGTTTGCGAGCGCTGCGGCACTCCGGTGATCAAGAAGAATTTGGAGCAATGGTTCTTCCGCATCACCAACTACGCCGATGAGTTGCTGCAGTTTGCCGGCATGGATTGGCCCCAGCCGATCGAGACGCGCCAGACCAATTGGATCGGGCGCTCCGAAGGCGCCAATGTGGTCTTCAAAACCGAAAGCGGCGATGAGTTCACCATCTTCACCACCCGCCCGGATACCCTGTGGGGGGCCACCTTCATGGTGCTGGCCCCTGAGCACCCGCTGGTGGCGCGCATCACGACGCCGGAACAGCAAGCCGAGGTGCAAGCCTACATTGCCGCGGCCACGCGCCAGACCGATGTAGAGCGCGAATCGACGGAGAAAGAAAAGACCGGCGTATTTACCGGTGGCTATGCCATCAACCCGGTGAGCGGCGAGCGCGTGCCGGTGTGGATCGCCGACTATGTGTTGATGACCTATGGCACCGGTGCCATCATGGCCGTGCCGGCGCACGATGCGCGTGATTTCGCCTTTGCGCGCAAGTATGGCCTGGCGGTGCGCCCGGTGGTGCAGCCCTCCGGCGCCGAGGTGGATGGCGCCAGCCTGACGGCGGCGATCACCGCACCCGGCGCGATGCACAACAGCGGCCCGCTGAGCGGCACGCCAGCGGCGCGTGCCATCCCCGAAACGATCGCCTACCTGGAGAAGCTCAAGGTGGGCGAGGCGGCGGTCACCTACCGCCTGCGCGATTGGCTGATCTCGCGCCAGCGCTACTGGGGCGCGCCGATCCCCATCGTGTATTGCCAAGACTGCGGCGCCCAACCGGTGCCCGAGGCGCAGTTGCCCGTGGAGTTGCCCGAAGACATCGAGTGGACGCCCACCGGCGAGAGCCCGCTGAAGCTGCACCCCACCTGGAAGCACACCACCTGCCCGCACTGTGGCGGGCCGGCCGAGCGCGACACCGACACGATGGATACGTTTATGTGCTCCTCGTGGTATTTCCTGCGCTATCTGAGCCCGGCCTACGCCGAGGGGCCGTTTGACCCCAAGGAATACGCCTACTGGATGCCGGTGGATACCTACACCGGCGGCTCCGAGCACGCCGTGATGCATTTGCTGTATGTGCGCTTCTTCCACAAGGCGCTGCGTGACATCGGGATCGGGCAGGGCGATGAACCCATGCTGCAATTGCGCAACCAGGGCCAGATCCTCTCCAGCGATCACCAGCGCATGAGCAAATCGCGCGGCAATGTCGTCGATCCGGACCAGCAGGTGGCCTTGTATGGCGCCGATACCGTGCGCGCCTATTTGATGTTTGGCTACCGCTGGTCTGAAGGTGGGCCATGGAGCGATGAGAACATTCAGGGCGTGGTGCGCTGGATGCACAAGGTGTGGAGCCTGTTTACCGATACCCCGCCGTTGCCCGGCAAGCCCGCCGCCGCGGCAGCCAAGACCCTGCGCCGCAAGGTGCACCAGACCATCCAGAAGGTTTCGCGTGACCTGGAGAGCTTTGAGTTCAACACGATCATCTCAGCCTACATGGAGCTGGCCAACAGCATGGCGGAGCTGCGCGGCGAGGTGGAAGGCAGCCCAGAGTGGGACGAAGCCAAAGACGTCTACCTGCGCCTGATGGCACCGGTTACCCCGCACATCGCCGAGGAGCTGTGGGCCCAGTCGGGCAAGCCCTACTCGGTGCACATGCAGCCCTGGCCGCAGGCCGATGAGGCTGCCGCCCGCGAGGATGAGATCACCCTCGTGGTACAGGTCAACGGCAAGCTCAAGGATCGCATCACCCTGCCGGCCGGTCTGAGCGATGAGGAAGCCAAGGTGCAGGCCCTGGCCAGCGAAGCCGTGATCAAGGCGCTGGAGGGCAAGACGCCACGCCAGGTCATCGTGGTCAAAGGCAAGCTGGTCAATATCGTAGTTTAG